The following coding sequences lie in one Arachis hypogaea cultivar Tifrunner chromosome 4, arahy.Tifrunner.gnm2.J5K5, whole genome shotgun sequence genomic window:
- the LOC112796730 gene encoding preprotein translocase subunit SCY2, chloroplastic, producing the protein MHFSEISPPMEVATRFSSQNHFHPDSFFTKPNVKLPVRQAHRIQCFRIRCNGPRFHLNTTHFPSLNRSRCLKSYRKLSVNVSNGVRGEHRYVDELLNKEIIPMHSGNDGEAIVAAPGGDDCRTPPFRRKTFKNKFLNFVRFSSVINDAAESFFKSEIRRRLFVTAVLIVVSRIGYFIPLPGFDRRLIPQDFLSFASGSVDELGDFSYELKLSLFQLGISPQIFASIIMQVLCHVIPSLVKLRKEGLDGHEKIKSYIWWMSFGFAILEAFIISCHSLPYSIYAASQCVKHVLVTTCLLVCGAMTITWICDTISESGFGQGSSLIICVGILTGYVETLHKMITQLSVNGLGGVTWCQYLLAVLGIFTIVTMWAVVVTESCRKVKLQYYGFKLASAAREQSPITEVEPYIPFNINPSGMQPVLTTSYLLAFPSILASLLQSRFWEHVKEILNPENSVGAEPWVYYSIYALFVFLFNIFDIANLPKEIADYLNKMGARIPNIKPGKATIEYLIKIQASTRFWGGLLLSVLATTSTILDHHLRRINAGFAIGFTSVLIIVGSLIELRRSYQAYNVMPSLSNALKRYGV; encoded by the exons ATGCATTTTTCGGAAATAAGTCCACCCATGGAGGTAGCAACGCGATTCTCATCCCAAAATCACTTCCATCCAGACAGCTTCTTTACAAAACCCAACGTCAAACTTCCGG TAAGACAAGCTCACCGCATCCAATGTTTTCGTATACGCTGCAATGGACCTCGGTTTCACCTCAATACAACACATTTTCCTTCGCTGAACCGCTCGCGGTGCTTGAAATCGTACCGAAAACTTTCCGTTAATGTCTCCAACGGGGTTCGAGGCGAACACCGTTATGTCGACGAGCTTTTGAATAAGGAAATTATTCCAATGCATAGCGGCAACGACGGGGAAGCAATTGTTGCTGCTCCTGGTGGTGACGATTGTAGAACCCCACCTTTCAGACGAAAAACATTCAAAAACAAGTTTTTGAACTTCGTGCGGTTCAGTTCTGTGATCAACGATGCTGCGGAATCGTTCTTCAAGAGCGAGATAAGGAGGAGATTGTTCGTGACTGCCGTGCTGATTGTGGTTAGTCGTATTGGTTATTTCATTCCTCTTCCTGGATTTGACAGAAGGTTGATACCGCAAGACTTCCTTAGCTTTGCCTCTGGAAGTGTTG ATGAACTTGGCGACTTCTCCTACGAGCTCAAGTTATCTCTTTTCCAGCTTGGAATTAGTCCCCAGATATTTGCGTCTATTATTATGCAG GTACTGTGTCATGTTATTCCTTCTCTAGTAAAGCTCCGCAAAGAAGGTTTGGATGGACACGAGAAGATTAAGAGTTATAT ATGGTGGATGTCATTTGGCTTTGCAATTTTGGAAGCTTTTATAATATCTTGCCACTCGCTTCCATATTCAATCTATGCCGCCAGCCAATG CGTCAAACATGTATTGGTGACAACCTGTTTGTTGGTTTGCGGTGCAATGACTATTACATGGATCTGTGACACTATATCAGAATCTGGATTTG GTCAAGGTTCATCTCTCATCATATGTGTGGGAATACTCACGGGTTACGTGGAGACACTACACAAAATGATCACTCAGCTTTCCG TGAATGGTCTGGGTGGTGTGACTTGGTGCCAATATCTGCTTGCAGTGTTGGGTATTTTCACCATAGTTACTATGTGGGCAGTTGTGGTAACTGAAAGTTGCAGGAAAGTAAAGCTTCAGTACTATGGTTTCAAACTTGCTTCTGCTGCAAG GGAGCAATCACCAATTACTGAAGTCGAACCGTATATTCCTTTCAATATTAATCCATCTGGAATGCAACCTGTTCTTACTACCTCTTACCTCTTAGCATTTCCAAGTATTCTAGCCAG TCTGCTTCAATCACGTTTCTGGGAGCACGTAAAGGAGATATTGAACCCTGAAAATTCTGTTGGTGCTGAGCCATGGGTTTACTATTCAATATATGCTCTTTTTGTCTTCCTATTCAATATATTTGATATT GCTAACCTGCCAAAGGAAATTGCTGATTACTTAAATAAGATGGGTGCAAGAATACCAAACATAAAGCCTGGAAAGGCTACTATAGAATACCTAATAAAGATTCAGGCATCCACACGATTTTGGG GGGGACTGCTGTTAAGTGTATTGGCCACTACATCTACTATTCTTGATCACCATTTACGGCGCATCAATGCTGGATTTGCTATTGGTTTTACCTCAGTTCTAATTATT GTTGGTTCCCTTATCGAACTTAGAAGATCATATCAAGCATATAATGTGATGCCAAGCTTAAGCAATGCTTTGAAACGTTATGGCGTATAG